The following proteins come from a genomic window of Carcharodon carcharias isolate sCarCar2 chromosome 10, sCarCar2.pri, whole genome shotgun sequence:
- the nsrp1 gene encoding nuclear speckle splicing regulatory protein 1 isoform X1, whose product MAAPVRQYGLILPKKTKQNTIALSKHSIFEDSDDETSVNESLQKESLKKKMMKQTKLEIQKALEEDATVYEYDSVYEDLQQKKLESSTKLLSGTNKQPKYIESLLKAVGERKKEQDRRMERKIQKEREAEGEKYMDKDAFVTSAYKKKLQERAEEKEQERKEAEREASLDVTKQKDLSGFYRHFLNQKVGEELIPECSIRGTKGVKEEQSRNYPDESDCKSPDVISRESVDKLNQELDAVSDFEIDSGADKAKSSQKNMASKTRNDDESSEINEEKGRSRQYRRHVESSSDEEQSHHQHMGRSTKEGRSEKSKSHSKSHKDKEKNFKSRESSSHKEHKHEKEKHREKDHGRKEREHKRYKDSKEQKRIKEEKSKDKDHSSGRDERHRDYREKPKERDEQAKDEKLKEREGNKVEKYSKKNDRRMEENYREQHQEEGNCDKEISEREKEGETFERPDDKKYENSDIREDGSAEEKPRKHDHKRSRSEEKIIEELSVETSNNEDEGKNLNLMCAQKSEDDPEKETNGAADNQPFSKFIKRSNEETITSAKERYLARQMSRALTKSYIEPEENE is encoded by the exons atatgGGCTAATTTTGCCCAAGAAGACAAAGCAGAACACTATAGCCTTGTCTAAACACTCTATTTTTGAGGATTCGGATGATGAG ACTTCAGTCAATGAGAGCCTTCAGAAGGAGTCACTAAAGAAAAAAATGATGAAGCAG ACTAAGTTAGAAATTCAAAAGGCACTGGAGGAAGATGCCACAGTCTATGAgtatgacagtgtttatgaggACCTTCAACAAAAGAAGTTGGAAAGCAGCACAAAGTTATTGTCCGGTACAAATAAACAG CCCAAGTACATTGAGAGCCTACTGAAAGCTGTAGGGGAACGTAAAAAGGAACAAGACAGACGGATGGAACGAAAAATCCAAAAGGAAAGGGAGGCTGAAGGAGAGAAGTATATGGACAAAGATGCATTCGTCACTTCTGCCTATAAAAAGAAGCTCCAAGAACGAGCCGAGGAGAAAGAGCAAGAACGCAAGGAAGCAGAAAGAGAGG CTTCTTTGGATGTAACAAAACAGAAGGACCTCAGTGGGTTCTACCGGCACTTTTTGAATCAGAAAGTGGGTGAAGAATTGATTCCAGAATGCAGTATTCGTGGAACCAAAGG TGTGAAAGAAGAACAATCCAGAAACTATCCTGATGAGAGTGACTGTAAAAGTCCTGATGTCATATCAAGGGAGTCTGTGGATAAACTCAATCAAGAACTAGATGCAGTCAGTGACTTTGAAATTGACAGCGGTGCTGACAAAGCTAAAAGTAGCCAAAAAAACATGGCTTCCAAAACAAGGAATGATGATGAGAGTTCAGAGATTAATGAAGAGAAGGGAAGAAGCCGTCAATACAGAAGGCATGTCGAGTCCTCTAGTGACGAAGAGCAAAGTCACCATCAACACATGGGCCGTTCAACCAAAGAAGGCAGAAGTGAGAAAAGCAAGAGCCATTCAAAGAGTCATAAAGATAAGGAAAAAAACTTCAAAAGTAGAGAAAGTTCCAGTCATAAGGAGCACAAACATGAGAAGGAAAAGCATAGGGAAAAGGATCAtggtaggaaggagagagaacacaAAAGATACAAGGATAGCAAAGAACAGAAGAGAATCAAGGAGGAAAAATCTAAAGATAAAGACCACAGCAGTGGAAGGGATGAGAGACACCGAGATTACAGAGAGAAGCCCAAAGAAAGGGATGAGCAAGCAAAAGATGAAAAGCTCAAAGAACGAGAAGGAAACAAAGTGGAAAAGTATTCAAAGAAAAATGATAGAAGAATGGAAGAAAATTACAGAGAGCAACACCAGGAAGAGGGAAACTGTGACAAAGAGATTAGTGAAAGGGAAAAGGAAGGAGAAACATTTGAAAGACCCGATGATAAGAAATATGAAAATAGTGATATAAGGGAAGATGGCTCGGCAGAAGAGAAACCCAGGAAACATGATCACAAGAGATCTAGGTCTGAAGAAAAAATAATTGAAGAACTGAGTGTAGAAACCAGCAATAATGAAGATGAGGGCAAGAACCTGAATTTAATGTGTGCACAAAAATCAGAAGATGATCcagaaaaggaaacaaatggAGCTGCAGACAACCAACCGTTCAGTAAATTTATCAAGCGCAGCAATGAAGAGACTATAACCTCCGCAAAAGAGCGATATCTTGCAAGGCAGATGAGCAGGGCTTTAACAAAGTCATACATTGAACCAGAGGAAAATGAGTAG
- the nsrp1 gene encoding nuclear speckle splicing regulatory protein 1 isoform X2: MMKQTKLEIQKALEEDATVYEYDSVYEDLQQKKLESSTKLLSGTNKQPKYIESLLKAVGERKKEQDRRMERKIQKEREAEGEKYMDKDAFVTSAYKKKLQERAEEKEQERKEAEREASLDVTKQKDLSGFYRHFLNQKVGEELIPECSIRGTKGVKEEQSRNYPDESDCKSPDVISRESVDKLNQELDAVSDFEIDSGADKAKSSQKNMASKTRNDDESSEINEEKGRSRQYRRHVESSSDEEQSHHQHMGRSTKEGRSEKSKSHSKSHKDKEKNFKSRESSSHKEHKHEKEKHREKDHGRKEREHKRYKDSKEQKRIKEEKSKDKDHSSGRDERHRDYREKPKERDEQAKDEKLKEREGNKVEKYSKKNDRRMEENYREQHQEEGNCDKEISEREKEGETFERPDDKKYENSDIREDGSAEEKPRKHDHKRSRSEEKIIEELSVETSNNEDEGKNLNLMCAQKSEDDPEKETNGAADNQPFSKFIKRSNEETITSAKERYLARQMSRALTKSYIEPEENE, encoded by the exons ATGATGAAGCAG ACTAAGTTAGAAATTCAAAAGGCACTGGAGGAAGATGCCACAGTCTATGAgtatgacagtgtttatgaggACCTTCAACAAAAGAAGTTGGAAAGCAGCACAAAGTTATTGTCCGGTACAAATAAACAG CCCAAGTACATTGAGAGCCTACTGAAAGCTGTAGGGGAACGTAAAAAGGAACAAGACAGACGGATGGAACGAAAAATCCAAAAGGAAAGGGAGGCTGAAGGAGAGAAGTATATGGACAAAGATGCATTCGTCACTTCTGCCTATAAAAAGAAGCTCCAAGAACGAGCCGAGGAGAAAGAGCAAGAACGCAAGGAAGCAGAAAGAGAGG CTTCTTTGGATGTAACAAAACAGAAGGACCTCAGTGGGTTCTACCGGCACTTTTTGAATCAGAAAGTGGGTGAAGAATTGATTCCAGAATGCAGTATTCGTGGAACCAAAGG TGTGAAAGAAGAACAATCCAGAAACTATCCTGATGAGAGTGACTGTAAAAGTCCTGATGTCATATCAAGGGAGTCTGTGGATAAACTCAATCAAGAACTAGATGCAGTCAGTGACTTTGAAATTGACAGCGGTGCTGACAAAGCTAAAAGTAGCCAAAAAAACATGGCTTCCAAAACAAGGAATGATGATGAGAGTTCAGAGATTAATGAAGAGAAGGGAAGAAGCCGTCAATACAGAAGGCATGTCGAGTCCTCTAGTGACGAAGAGCAAAGTCACCATCAACACATGGGCCGTTCAACCAAAGAAGGCAGAAGTGAGAAAAGCAAGAGCCATTCAAAGAGTCATAAAGATAAGGAAAAAAACTTCAAAAGTAGAGAAAGTTCCAGTCATAAGGAGCACAAACATGAGAAGGAAAAGCATAGGGAAAAGGATCAtggtaggaaggagagagaacacaAAAGATACAAGGATAGCAAAGAACAGAAGAGAATCAAGGAGGAAAAATCTAAAGATAAAGACCACAGCAGTGGAAGGGATGAGAGACACCGAGATTACAGAGAGAAGCCCAAAGAAAGGGATGAGCAAGCAAAAGATGAAAAGCTCAAAGAACGAGAAGGAAACAAAGTGGAAAAGTATTCAAAGAAAAATGATAGAAGAATGGAAGAAAATTACAGAGAGCAACACCAGGAAGAGGGAAACTGTGACAAAGAGATTAGTGAAAGGGAAAAGGAAGGAGAAACATTTGAAAGACCCGATGATAAGAAATATGAAAATAGTGATATAAGGGAAGATGGCTCGGCAGAAGAGAAACCCAGGAAACATGATCACAAGAGATCTAGGTCTGAAGAAAAAATAATTGAAGAACTGAGTGTAGAAACCAGCAATAATGAAGATGAGGGCAAGAACCTGAATTTAATGTGTGCACAAAAATCAGAAGATGATCcagaaaaggaaacaaatggAGCTGCAGACAACCAACCGTTCAGTAAATTTATCAAGCGCAGCAATGAAGAGACTATAACCTCCGCAAAAGAGCGATATCTTGCAAGGCAGATGAGCAGGGCTTTAACAAAGTCATACATTGAACCAGAGGAAAATGAGTAG